A genomic segment from Mus musculus strain C57BL/6J chromosome 13, GRCm38.p6 C57BL/6J encodes:
- the Ercc8 gene encoding DNA excision repair protein ERCC-8 isoform 2 (isoform 2 is encoded by transcript variant 2), which yields MFTSSSFDKTLKVWDTNTLQAADVFNFEETVYSHHMSPAATKHCLVAVGTRGPKVQLCDLKSGSCSHILQGHRQEILAVSWSPRHDYILATASADSRVKLWDVRRASGCLLTLDQHNGKKSQAAESANTAHNGKVNGLCFTSDGLHLLTIGTDNRMRLWNSSSGDNTLVNYGKVCNDSRKGLQFAVSCGCSSEFVFVPHGSTIAVYAVHSGERLAMLKGHYKSVDCCVFQPNFQELYSGSRDCNILAWVPPSYEPVPDDDDEAPAKSQLNPAFADAWSSSDEDG from the exons ATGTTCACATCCAGCTCATTTGATAAAACTCTGAAAGTGTGGGATACAAACACATTGCAG GCTGCAGATGTGTTTAATTTTGAGGAAACAGTTTACAGTCATCACATGTCCCCAGCAGCCACCAAGCACTGTCTGGTAGCAG ttgGAACAAGAGGACCCAAGGTACAACTTTGTGACTTAAAGTCTGGATCCTGTTCTCACATTCTACagg GTCACAGACAGGAAATCTTGGCAGTTTCCTGGTCACCACGCCATGACTATAtcttggcaacagcaag TGCTGACAGTAGAGTAAAATTATGGGATGTGAGAAGAGCGTCAGGATGCTTGCTTACTCTTGACCAGCATAATGGGAAAAAGTCACAAGCTGCTGAATCAG CAAACACTGCTCACAATGGGAAAGTTAACGGCTTATGTTTTACAAGTGACGGCCTTCACCTGCTCACCATTGGCACAGACAACCGAATGCGCCTCTGGAATAGCTCCAGCGGGGACAACACCCTG GTGAACTATGGGAAGGTGTGTAATGACAGCAGGAAAGGGCTGCAGTTCGCTGTCTCCTGTGGCTGCAGCTCAGAGTTTGTGTTTGTTCCCCACGGCAGCACCATCGCTGTGTACGCAGTCCACTCGGGAGAGCGGCTCGCCATGCTCAAGGGACATTACAAAAGCGTCGACTGCTGTGTGTTCCAGCCTAATTTCCAG GAACTTTACAGTGGAAGCAGGGACTGCAATATTCTTGCTTGGGTACCACCTTCCTATGAGCCAGTTCCTGATGATGACGATGAA
- the Ercc8 gene encoding DNA excision repair protein ERCC-8 isoform X1 → MLSFLSARQSGLEDPLRLRRAQSTRRVLGLELNKDRDVERIHGSGVNTLDIEPVEGRYMLSGGSDGVVVLYDLENASRQPHYTCKAVCSVGRSHPDVHKYSVETVQWYPHDTGMFTSSSFDKTLKVWDTNTLQAADVFNFEETVYSHHMSPAATKHCLVAVGTRGPKVQLCDLKSGSCSHILQGHRQEILAVSWSPRHDYILATARCTCMSRCI, encoded by the exons ATGTTGAGCTTTTTGTCCGCTCGACAGTCGGGTTTGGAGGACCCTCTTCGCTTGCGTAGAGCGCAGTCCACACGGAG ggtcctggggctggagttaaacAAAGACAGGGATGTGGAAAGAATCCATGGCAGTGGGGTTAACACCCTCGACATTGAGCCCGTTGAAGGAAGATA CATGTTGTCAGGTGGCTCCGATGGCGTGGTTGTACTCTATGACCTTGAGAACGCCAGCAGACAGCCCCATTACACATGTAAAGCAGTGTGTTCCGTTGGCAG AAGCCATCCCGATGTTCACAAATACAGCGTGGAGACTGTTCAGTGGTATCCTCATGACACTGGCATGTTCACATCCAGCTCATTTGATAAAACTCTGAAAGTGTGGGATACAAACACATTGCAG GCTGCAGATGTGTTTAATTTTGAGGAAACAGTTTACAGTCATCACATGTCCCCAGCAGCCACCAAGCACTGTCTGGTAGCAG ttgGAACAAGAGGACCCAAGGTACAACTTTGTGACTTAAAGTCTGGATCCTGTTCTCACATTCTACagg GTCACAGACAGGAAATCTTGGCAGTTTCCTGGTCACCACGCCATGACTATAtcttggcaacagcaag
- the Ercc8 gene encoding DNA excision repair protein ERCC-8 isoform 1 (isoform 1 is encoded by transcript variant 1) — MLSFLSARQSGLEDPLRLRRAQSTRRVLGLELNKDRDVERIHGSGVNTLDIEPVEGRYMLSGGSDGVVVLYDLENASRQPHYTCKAVCSVGRSHPDVHKYSVETVQWYPHDTGMFTSSSFDKTLKVWDTNTLQAADVFNFEETVYSHHMSPAATKHCLVAVGTRGPKVQLCDLKSGSCSHILQGHRQEILAVSWSPRHDYILATASADSRVKLWDVRRASGCLLTLDQHNGKKSQAAESANTAHNGKVNGLCFTSDGLHLLTIGTDNRMRLWNSSSGDNTLVNYGKVCNDSRKGLQFAVSCGCSSEFVFVPHGSTIAVYAVHSGERLAMLKGHYKSVDCCVFQPNFQELYSGSRDCNILAWVPPSYEPVPDDDDEAPAKSQLNPAFADAWSSSDEDG, encoded by the exons ATGTTGAGCTTTTTGTCCGCTCGACAGTCGGGTTTGGAGGACCCTCTTCGCTTGCGTAGAGCGCAGTCCACACGGAG ggtcctggggctggagttaaacAAAGACAGGGATGTGGAAAGAATCCATGGCAGTGGGGTTAACACCCTCGACATTGAGCCCGTTGAAGGAAGATA CATGTTGTCAGGTGGCTCCGATGGCGTGGTTGTACTCTATGACCTTGAGAACGCCAGCAGACAGCCCCATTACACATGTAAAGCAGTGTGTTCCGTTGGCAG AAGCCATCCCGATGTTCACAAATACAGCGTGGAGACTGTTCAGTGGTATCCTCATGACACTGGCATGTTCACATCCAGCTCATTTGATAAAACTCTGAAAGTGTGGGATACAAACACATTGCAG GCTGCAGATGTGTTTAATTTTGAGGAAACAGTTTACAGTCATCACATGTCCCCAGCAGCCACCAAGCACTGTCTGGTAGCAG ttgGAACAAGAGGACCCAAGGTACAACTTTGTGACTTAAAGTCTGGATCCTGTTCTCACATTCTACagg GTCACAGACAGGAAATCTTGGCAGTTTCCTGGTCACCACGCCATGACTATAtcttggcaacagcaag TGCTGACAGTAGAGTAAAATTATGGGATGTGAGAAGAGCGTCAGGATGCTTGCTTACTCTTGACCAGCATAATGGGAAAAAGTCACAAGCTGCTGAATCAG CAAACACTGCTCACAATGGGAAAGTTAACGGCTTATGTTTTACAAGTGACGGCCTTCACCTGCTCACCATTGGCACAGACAACCGAATGCGCCTCTGGAATAGCTCCAGCGGGGACAACACCCTG GTGAACTATGGGAAGGTGTGTAATGACAGCAGGAAAGGGCTGCAGTTCGCTGTCTCCTGTGGCTGCAGCTCAGAGTTTGTGTTTGTTCCCCACGGCAGCACCATCGCTGTGTACGCAGTCCACTCGGGAGAGCGGCTCGCCATGCTCAAGGGACATTACAAAAGCGTCGACTGCTGTGTGTTCCAGCCTAATTTCCAG GAACTTTACAGTGGAAGCAGGGACTGCAATATTCTTGCTTGGGTACCACCTTCCTATGAGCCAGTTCCTGATGATGACGATGAA